ATGGCCTCGCCCAGGCCGATTACCGCGAACAGAAGCAGCAGGGGAACAAAGCCTGTGGCAAAGGGGACACAACACATGGTGACGCCGATCAAGACGGTGCCGGCCAGCAGCAGCAGGTTCTGATCCCGGGAGTCGGCCAGCTTTCCGAACGGCACCTGGAATATGGCATTGACCAGGGTGCGGCAGGCGATCACCATTCCGATTTCAGATCCGCTGGCGCCCATCTGCCGGGTCATCAAAAGCGGCAGAAACGCAAAGGTGGGGACCATGATGATCATGGTGGCCATGCGTGCCAGCAGAATGCCCCGCACCCGCCGGCTTTGCATCATCCGCCGGAACAGGGAAAAGATGCGCACCGGCGCTTCAGTGACACTGGAAGGGTCCCGGCCGGGAAGAATGGCGATTACAAGGGCGGCTGAAACAAGGCTGAGCAGGGCCATGGCATAAAACCCGGCGTTTTTTCCCATCAGATCCAGGAAAAATCCGCCCAGTATCGGTCCGGCCCCGATACCGGTGAAAATGGCGATGTTGAACCAGCCCATGTATTTGCCCACCGTGTCTTCGGCTGATGCATCAATGATATATGCCATGGCAATGGGAAAAATCAGGGCCGATCCGGCCCCGTGGAAAAACCGGATCAACACCAGCTGGGTGACGGATCCGGCAATCGTGTACACATATCCGGTTAACCCGAACATGATCAGCCCGGCAATGAGAAACCGTTTTCTGCCGTACCGGTCCGAAAGGGTGCCCACAAACGGCTGCAAAAGTCCGCCGCTCACGGCATAGGCAGCCATGATGATGCCCAAAGCAAAACCCGTGGCCCCGAGTTCTTCCGCATATATGGGCAGAATGGGCGCAATGATGCCCATGCCCACAAAAACAATGAAAATGGCCGACAATATGGTCAGTAGAATGGATTTTTGCATGGCCTGTATTGTAGCAGCCGCCGCCCCGTTCGTCCATAAGAATGACAGGGACGGCGGCTGGATGGGAATCAGATCAGGCCGATGAACTTCCAGTAGGGAATCATGATCAGCACGATGAAAATGATATTGAACACCATTTTAATGCTGAAAAATTTAACGAAATCCTGCAGCCGGATCAGGCCGAAGGAAAAGTAAATCAGCACCAGCGCATATTCATAGGGCAGAATGATCTGGTTGGTGGCCATATTAATGACATAGTAAAAAGAGAACGGATTGATATCCACACTCAAAGCGATTTCCGCCAGGGGTGCGGTGAATGCCGCCCAGATGGCCAGCGGTGTCATAATGAAATTGGACACCACACTCAACACCCAGACCAGCACCAGTGTGAACATGCTGCCGCTGGCTTCCATCATGGGTGTGGAATACTGGGCAATAATTTTCCCGATGCCCAGCACATTGGATGCGGCCCCGATGGCCATGCATGCCGTGACAAAGAACAGCAGGGAAAAATTGATCCGTTTGATGTCGTCCTCCGTACCTACCCGGATGCCCGGCAGATACATCAGGCACCCGGCCACGGCAAACCCCCAACCGATATTGATGTGGTGCAGCCCCCCGGTCATCAGGAAAATCACCAGAAGCACCGTGACGAACAATCCTTTTTTTTCTTTGGATGTCAACGTTCCGAGTTTGTCATAGGCCTCACTGACATAGGCTTTGCAGTTGATCTCTTTGGACGGCTTGAATATTTTTGTGATCAGAAATACACAGAAAAACGACCACAGTATCATGGGCGCATTGTGAAACAGATACAGAAACCAGGTCATGGGCACATCATATACGGTGATGCCTGCCCCGGCAATGATGTTGAAATTGGGATTGTAAAAGAAATACAGCGGTGTCAGGGCCGCCATGGCACCGGTGAGCATGATGCCTGCCGATTCTTTGGACCGGCCCAGATCCAGGGCCAGGCAGATGCCGTAGGTGAACGCAGCCAGCGGGATCACGGCCTGGGCCGGGATCAGCAGGTTCAGGATGATGCCCGTGAACATGATGCCGTATAAAATCCGGTTGTAGGTCCCCCCGGTCTTGATGATGCACCAGTAGGCCACCCGCCGCAAAAGCCCTGCGCTTTCCAGGCAGTTGGCCATGAGAATCCCGCCCATGAACATCCACGGCACACTGGTGGACCAGGGTCCGAATACCGCCTGTTCCGGGGCGATCCCCGTGACCACATAGGCCACGGGCAAAAGAATGGCCGGGATCATCTGGGGCAGGGTTTCAAAGGCAAAGATCAGGATGGCACACAGGGTGATGGCCAGAAAATTCCGGATCACCGGGGTAAAGGTCTCGCCCGTGGGCACCATCATGACGATCAAAGGGGCAATCACGATCACGGCCCAGTAAATCATCTGCTTTCTGTCCGCCGGGCTGCGGTCGGCTCCGGCCGCAGCCTCCTGGGAAGCCCTGACGTTGCCGCCGTCTGCGGCAATGGTGTTGTCGGCTTGCATAAAACGGTCTCCTTTTTTCAGGTTGACTTTTACGGACAGAAAATGGAAACGCCGGTGTCAAATTTCTTGTCGTTGATGATCAGCTTGATCTGGTATTTTCCTTTCAAACCCTGTTTGCTGATGTTGAGTTTCAGTTCCCGGTCATCGTCTTCCAGAAACGCGCCCGAGCACATGGCCAGATGCACGACCGCCGAGGTGTTGAGAAAATAATGATGGCTGTCGGCATCTCCTTCCAGGCAGATCATGGCCAGGGTGCCTCTTTCAAACCGGCCGTGAAACACCATGCGGTCTTCATCTTCTTCGATCACCACATTGTGCCAGGCATCCGGCTGTTCATTGACTTCTTGAGCATCGGGCACGGTGTCAAATTCCGGGGTGACATCCAGTTGTCCCAGCAGCTGACCCGCACCGAACCGCACATTGTCTTTGTCATGGTAGATGGGCAGTTTTTCCGCCCGGTAGAAATTGCCTTGGGTTTCCAGTTCGTACAGCACCACCCCGTCTTTTTCCTCCACGGTCACGGACCGCAGCTCCACAGCCGGGTCTTTGGGATCCAGGAATGCGCCCAGCCCGTCGTCGGCCCAGCCATCCTTGAATCCGATCCCGCCGGAATGGATCAGGTAATGCCCGTCTGCATAATACTCCACATTGCAGATATAAGGAGAGAAAAATTCCTGGCCCCGCTCCTTGCCGTACTGCCACACCTGTTCGATCTCCATTTTTTCGGTGTCAATGCGGTATCTCACCCCTCTGGAGAAATTGTCCCGGTTCTTGATATAATTGTCTTTGTTCTTGGCCCGGTACTGGCCGTTGTCAAAGCACATCACATCCCCTTCCGGCGTGATCAGGGCTGCATGCTGCTCATACTGCCAGTCAAAATTCTTTACATCCCCCACGGGGGTGAAAAAATATTTTTTTACCATCTCTTCAGGCCAGCCTTCCGGGTCTCCCACGATCCAGTTGAGCCTGCCGGAATCAAAATCGATGTTCACCACGGCATCCTGGTGCCGGCCGGAAAAGGTCAAAGAATGGGTGGGCTTGTCATACCACACCGAGTTGTTGTGGAACCAGTCATGGGCATCCTGGGATCCGGAACCGGCCACATCCTGGGGAAGGAAGGTCTTGTAATCCCAGGTTTTGAGGATATCACCGGTGTTGCGGTCAATGAGCACACACATGTCTTCTACGGTATCCCGGGTGAAATCCTGGGTCAGCACCAGCAGGTTGCCGTCTTCCATTTCAAAGTGATCATGGTGGTAGTTGCCGGGCAGCCGGTATTCCTTGTAGATTTTGCCCAGCATATCCAGTTCGATCAGGCCCGTGGAATTGTAGGGCATGCGGCAGAACCGGCTGGAACCGGTGAGAATATTGCCGTTGGCAGCCCGTTTGATGTCAAACATGGTGTTTTCCGTGAGCATCCACCGGATATCGCCTTTGTAGTCGTAAGCCGTGGGCAGGTTTTTGCCGGCCGGGGTCAGAAACATGAAATTGTCTTCCAGATAATCGGCGGAAGTCATCACGTTCAGGCACCGGCACACATCTTCAGGCAGTTTTCCGGTCTGGATGGTGATCTGTTTGGATGTGCCGTCGGGCAAAGAGATTGTCACCTGGTTGGCAAAATCTTCATACAGCCCCAGGACCGGCAGCTTGTGCACCGTGTCCGCTGCAAAGGTGTGGGGCAGGTTTTCTCTTTCAAACCGTTTGCCGCATACGGTCACCGTGGGTGCGACCTTTTGGGTGGTTTTAAACATCACCAGTGCGCACAACGGATTGATCAGGTAGGGGTTGTGCACGACAAACGGGGTGTCAATGGTGTAGGTCTGTTTTTCAAAATCCGCCAGAAACTGGTTTTCCGCGTTGGCCTGGCGGGTGATGAGATGGTCGTAGCTGTTATAGGTCACTTTGTTGCTCATGGTCTTACATCTCCTTTTTATCTGTTGCAATATATGAGACCCCGGGTCACGGCGGGGTTATAAAATCTCGTCTATGGCTTTGACAATGGCGGGTTTCTGCTGCAGACCGGTGATCCGGTTGACTTCCTCGCCGTCTTTTAAAAACAGCATGGTGGGAAATCCCTTCACGCCCAGGCGTTCCTTTAATTCCTTGTTTTCGTCAAAATCAATGGTAAAGATGGGAAATTCCGGTTTGAGCTTGTCAATGTCGCGCAGCACAAACGCCAGCATTTTGCAGGGGCCGCAGACTTTGGAATAAAATTCCACCATCATGGACCCGGATTTGTCCAGCTGGTCAAATCCGTTGGTATCCAGTTCCTGAATCATGGTTTCTCCTTTTCATGGGTATTGAGCCGGAATGTTTTATCCGGACGTTGTTATATCAAGGCGTGGTCTCGCCTTTGAGTTTTTCCACATATTTGGCCGCACTGTTGGCGGCAATGGCACCGTCGGAGCAGGCGGTCACGATCTGCCGCAGTTTTTTCACGGTCACATCCCCGGCCCCGTATATGCCGGAAATCGTTGTCTGCATATCTTCATTCACCTGGATGAAGCCCATGTCATCCAGGATGCCCAGGTGTCCAAAGGCATTGGAGGTGGGTTCCAGGCCGATGTATTCAAACACCCCGTCACAGTGGACATGGCGTTCTTTTTGATCTTGTTTCGTGGATTTGAACCGCACTCCGTTCAGAACGTCTTGTCCGGTGAATTCAAGCACTTCCTGATATGGATAGATGGTGACATTGGGCAGGGCCCGGAGCTGTCCGCACACCTTGGGATCGGCCGTGAGATCGAACATGGTGACAATGGTCAAAGAATGGGTAATGCCGGCCAGATACAAAGATTCCTCCACGGCGGAGTTGCCCCCGCCGATCACCACCACATCCTTGTCCCGGTACTGGGCCCCGTCACAGATGGCGCACCAGCTGATCCCGGCCCCGGCAAACCGGTCCTCACCGGAGATGCCCAGTTTTCTGGGGATGGTGCCGGTGGCGATGATCACGGCATGGGTGACAATTTTTGTGTCATCTTCTTCACTGGCCAGAATTTTGAAAGGGCCGTTGTCCGTGATGCCGGTGATGGTTTTGTAGTCAAACGCCACCCCCAGTTCCTGGGTGTGTTCATACATTTTCATGCTCAGCTCGGCCCCGTTGATGCGGCCCGTGCCGGTGTAGTTTTCAATTTCATTGGTATTCACCATCTGGCCGCCCGGGGCCAGCTGATCCACGATCAGCACGGACATGTTGGCCCGGACGGCATAGATGGCTGCAGTCAGGCCGGCAGGGCCGGCACCGATTATAACGATATCATATGGGGTCATGGTGTATTTTCCTTTTTTACGGATTACAATTCTTTTGTCCTCCATAAAACAGGATTTTTACAACCACATCCATGACGGCCGTCATGTTGACGGCTTTTTTATCAAAAAAAGGGAAAAAAGAGGGATTTAGATTTTCAGGCTGCCGAATTCGATATTTTTGAGGGCTGCCGGATCATGAATCCGGATCTGTCCCCGCTGGGTGGTGATGATGCCCATGTCCCGGAGCTGGCCCATGGTTCGAAGGGTGGATTCCGGCGTGGTGCCGGCGATTTCCGATATTTCCTGGCTGGTGAACAGCAGCGGGGTCCCGAATTTTTCGTACAAAGTGCTGAGCACCCGGAGCACCCGGTTTTCCACTTTTTTTTCCATCAGATCCAAAATCCGGGAGTTGGCACTGTCCAGACCGATGCCGATCCATCGAAGGATATTGGGAACGATGACCGGATGGTCAGTCACAAAAGTCATGAATTGATTGCCCTGGATGCGCAGGCACCGGGTGGGCCGGGCCGCCTCAGCTTCCAGGAACCGGCCGCAGTCCAGATAAGGGCCCAGCAGGTTGTAGGGTTCTCCCCGTTTGACCAGCAGAAACGTGATCCGTCGGCCGCTTTCCGCACACGCACTGATCCGCAGCAGCCCGGACATGACAAAAAAACCGGATCCACCGTGTCCCCGATCGCCGACACATGGGTGTTTTTGGGGAAATGGACGGCATCTCCGATGTCAAACAGCCGGAACACCACATCTGCCGGAACACCCTTGAAAAACGGGGCCGTGCGGAAAACATCTTTTTCACTTTGGGTGAACTGGGCCATGGGTTCTTATAGACCGGGTTTTGGCCGGTGTCAACACCCGGTGTGCCCGTGGGACAAGGCGCTTTTTCAGCGTTGTCCGTCCACAGTCAGGCCGTTTTTCATGTCCGGCTGCTGGTGGTACCGATATAAATGGCGCAAAGGGCCAGCACCACCCCGGTCCAGGCCATGGCCGAGGTCTCCCGGTTGAAAAACAGCACATCCCATACAAAGGACAATGAGGGCTGGAGCAGCAGGGCCAGCCCGGCAATGGCCGCCGGAATTCTGGGCAGAGAATGGCCGATGAGTAACCAGCCCAGGGTCTGGCACATCAGGCCCAGCCCCACCAGGGCGCCCAGAGACGGCATGTCCGGGATGGCAAACGATTCTGCGTTGCGTACCATTTCCAGCCCCAGAAACAGGGCCGTGGCAAAGGACACCACCATGAGGGTGTACACCACAGGCGGGCTGTCGGCCTCGGACTGCATCCGCCGGAACACCATGAGAAAACCCGTGTAGAACACGGCCGTGGCAATGCCGTAGTAAATGCCCAGACGGAAATCCGGTGTCAGCTGGCCCCAGGGGGTGCCCACGATCATGAACAGCCCGATCATGGCCGGGGGGATGGAAATCAGCAGCCGGACCGAGGGTTTTTCACCATAAATCACAAACGCCACGGCCGGCACCATGAACACCTCAAAGTTGCCCAGAATCGTGGCCAGGCCCGGCCCCACATACTGGATGCTGCGATGCCAGGCATACAGGTCCAGGGCAAAGAACAGGCCCGTGATCAACGCCAGCTTCAGAAACCGCCATCCGTACCATTGCATCTGCCGGCGGACCAGCAGGATGATCAGCAAAAAACAACCGCCGAAAAACACCCGGTAAAATGCAGACCCCGTGGGGGTCACCTGGGCGATTTTGACAAATACCGCGGAAAAACTGATCATCACAGCGCCCAGGGTGGTCCGGGTCAGGGCCTGGCGGAAAACAAATGCAGGATCATGGGACATGGGAGGGGATCATTCCTTTGCGGTTCCGGAAATTGAGCCGGTACTGCGGACCGGGGCGTGTTTGGGACGGTCTGCCCGGGGACGGGCCAGAAACGTGTGCCAGATCCCGTCCGGGCTTCGGTGCTCCAGAATGGTCATCTGTCTTTTTTCCAGGGCCGCAGCCACGTCCCGGGCCTCGGACCGCAGCAGCCCGGACAGAATGACCCGGGGTTTTTTAACAAATTCCGGGCTGTCCAGCAACTGCCGCATGATATCATAATGAATATTGGCCACCAGCAGATCACAGGGCAGGTCCACAGTGGTTTCGCCTCTGGCCTGAAACGCCAGTATCCGGTCGTCCCAGTGGTTGAGGGCGATGTTTTTTTTGGTGGTTTTCACTGCCAGAAGATTGAAATCACAGGCCAAAACCCGGTCACATCCCATGGCCGCGGCCCCTAAGGCCAGAAGCCCCGTACCGGTGCCGATATCCAGCACCGTGTGGACGGGTTCACATGCACACACCCGGCAAATGAGATCCAGGCAGTCATGGGTGGTGGGGTGAAGCCCCGTGCCGAACACCACGCCCGGATCCATCATGACCGGACGTTTTCCATGGATGTGTTCAGGGACCTCCCAGGGCGGAAAAATACAGAAATCCGCCACATCATAGGGGTGAACGGCATCTCCGTGCCACTGCTCCCAGGTCATGTCATACACATCTTTGAACTCGACGCCGGGGTTGTCTGTTTTTATCCGGTCAGCCAGATCCGGCACAGGTTGGGAAAAAAACACGAACGAGGTGCCCTGTTCCTGCCAGAGACCCAGAAACCGCGGATCAGATGAGATATCCGTGTCCAGGGAAAGCATGCCTTCAAAATAGTGGATCACCAGGTTTTGATACGGGTTTTTCATAGGGCCGGAAATGGTTTTGTGTAAAATACAATTTGACTTTGCCAAAAATATGAAAAATAATCTTTTCATATGAAAAATTCAAGAACCGATTCAAAAACATCCTCAGGGCAGTCACATGGAATACCGAAAAATCATTGCCGGGTTTGAATCAGACAATCCGGCCCTGGCCGAAGAATTGATCTGTGACATGTTTTTTTCATCCGGTGTCAACGGCGTGGTGTGTCATCTGCCCTTAGCGGAACCGGACGAAGGGTTCGGCACGCCCACGCCGATAGTGCCCGACGGCAACCGCATTGAAGGGTATCTGCCTGAAACTTTGGATGCGGATAAAATTCTGGCACAGCTCATTTGCCGGGCCGAAGCACTGGCACAGGACGGCATCCATGTGATTGTCCGGACGGAAACCGTGGCGGATCAGGACTGGGCACATGCCTGGAAAGCGTACTTTCATGTGATACGCATCACAGACCGCATTGTGGTGAAGCCAGCATGGCAACCGTTTGATCCGGAACCGGACGATCTGGTGATCCACCTGGATCCGGGCATGGCGTTCGGGACCGGCACCCATCCTTCCACCTGCATGTGCTTGAAGCAGATTCAGGCCGAACTTAGCCCTGGACAGACATTTCTGGATGTGGGGTGCGGGTCGGGGATTCTGATGATTGCCGCTGCCAGACTGGGGGCATCCCGGATGGCGGGAATTGACACGGATTCGGCGGCCGTGGCTGTGGCCAAGGAAAACCTGGAGAAAAATGAGGTGTCTGCTGATCAGTATCACCTGTGTACCGGCACCCTGGATCAGATGGATCCCACACCATATGACCTGATTGCCGCCAATATCATTGCCCAGACCCTGGTGGCCATTATGGCGGATATCCGTCTACGCATGGCCCCGGATGGCAGAGCCGTTCTTTCCGGGATCATCCTGGAGCGGCTGCCGGATGTGGAAACAGCCCTGGAACAGCAGGGGCTGACCATACTGACCCGGGACACGGATGCAGAGTGGGTCACAATCACGGTGGGCCGGGAATCCTGTGACTGAGCTGAACATCAATCACACCGATACGGGCCGGACCCTTGTTTTTTCCGGGCGCATGGACGCCGACGGCATTGCAAAGATATGGGAAAAGGCCTGTGACGGCATCGGTACCCATGCCGGGACAGACCTGACCCTGGATTTGTCCGGGGTCACCTATTTTGACATGGCCGGTGCCGCGTTTGTGGTCCATCTTGACCGGACGGCCCGGGAACAGAACCTGAAATCCATCCGCACCACCGGACTGGACCCGGCCGCTGCCACCCTGGTGGAACGGATTTCCCGGAATGAGCTTACCGAACCGGCCCCGGCACCGCCTGCCGGCCGCATCCGGATGTTTGTGGCAAACCAGGGCCAAAGCCTGGCCGAATTTTGGGAGGATGTTAAAAACTATATTGCGTTTTTCGGGGAGATCTGCTGGTTTTTCGGTACCAGCCTGGTGCGCCCGAACCGGATCCGGTGGGGTGAAACGTGGCGGGTGGCGGAACAGGCCGGGGTGAATGCATTGCCCATTGTGGCCCTGATCAGCTTTATTGTGGGCCTGGTCATGGCGTTTCAGTCCGCCATTCCCATGAAAATGTTCGGCGCGGAAATCTATGTGGCCAATCTTATCGGCCTGGCCATGGTCCGGGAACTGGGGCCGTTGATGACGGCCATTGTCCTGGCCGGGCGGTCTGCGTCCGCGTTTGCCGCAGAAATCGGTACCATGAAAATCAATGAAGAGATTGATGCCCTGACCATCATGGGCCTGGAACCGGTGCGGTTTCTGATCCTGCCCCGGGTGATCGCTTCCACGGTGATGACGCCTTTGCTCACGGTGTTTGCCATCCTGGTGGGAATCCTGGGAGGGGCCGTGGTGATTCTGTCCATGGGGCATCCGTTTTCCGCGTATTACAACCAGGTGGTGGGATTTGTGTCCTGGGGGGATTTTGTGGGTGGGATGATCAAATGCTTTGTGTTCGGGGTGCTCATTGCCGCCACGGGATGCATCCGGGGATACCAGACCCGTCAGGGGCCGTCCGCCGTGGGTGAGGCCGCCACAAGGGCCGTGGTGTCGTCCATCATTCTCATTGCCGTGTTTGACGGGATTTTTTCAATTATTTACTATGTGTTGGATGTGTGAAAGAACCGATTATACAAGTGAAGCACCTGTTTGCCGGGTATGACGGCCAGGCCATTATGGAGGATCTGACCTTTGACATCAACAAAGGAGAGATCTTTGTGATCCTGGGCGGGTCCGGATGCGGCAAGAGCACCGTGCTCAAGCACATGATCGGGCTGTTGCCGCCCGTGTCCGGCCAGGTACTGATTCATGGTCAGGACATGGTGGCGGCCCGGGGAAAAGAACGGACCCGGCTGCTGCGGCAGATCGGTGTGGCGTTCCAGAACGGGGCATTGTTCGGCTCCATGACCGTGCTGGAAAATATCATGCTGCCTCTGACCGCGTTTACGGCTTTGTCCGATGCAGCCGCCAGAACCCTTGCCCTGGCCAAACTCGGGCTGGTGGATCTGATCCGGCACAGCCATCTGCTGCCGGGCGAATTGAGCGGGGGTATGAGAAAACGGGCCGCCATTGCCCGGGCCATGGCCCTGGATCCCGGAGTCCTGTTTCTGGATGAACCGTCCGCCGGTCTGGATCCGCTGACCTCCGCAGAGCTGGATCTGCTCATCAAAGATCTGGCCCAGACCCTGGGCATCACGTTTGTGATCGTCACCCATGAACTGGAGAGCATTCTTACCATTGCCGACAACACCATCATACTGGAAAAAGAATTAAAAGGGATCATCGCCACAGGCCATCCCAAAGACCTGAAAGCGGATCCCGCCAACGAATACGCGTACCGGTTTTTCAACCGGGACCCTGAAAAAGAGAAAAAACCATGACCCAAAATGCCAATTATTTTAAACTCGGCCTGTTCGTGATCGCGGCTTTCTGCCTGGGCGTCGGGTTTCTCCTCATGTTCGGGGCCGGAGAATTTCTGAAAAAAGAGATCCTGGCCGAATCCTGCTTTGACGAGTCCGTCCAGGGGCTGGATGTGGGATCTGAAGTCAAATACAAGGGCGTACGCATCGGCACGGTCAAAGCCATCACCACGCCGGTCAAAGTGTATCAGGCCCAGTCCCAGTGTGTGCTGGTGGTGTTTGCCCTGGATCTGGACGCGTTTCCCCCCAACGGAAACCAGGACCCGGCAGACGCGGTCAAAGCGGCCGTGGACAAAGGACTCACCGTGTATCTGAGCTTCAAGGGCATTACCGGGGCCGCATATCTGGAAACCGATTATCTGCCAAACATTGGCGATCCGGTTGACATTACCTGGACCCCGGACAACCTGTATATCCCGTCCCGGAAAAGCAGTATCAAGCGTCTGGGGGATGCAATGAACCTGATTCTGGAAAACCTGACCGAGATCAATGTCATGGGAATGACCCGCAACCTGGAAAAACTGCTGGAAACATTGAATCAAAAAACCGCGGCATTGGATATGGCCGGGATTTCCCAGCGGACTTCAGCCATGATGGACGAGGTCCGGAACACCAGCCGCATTTTGTCTGAAATCCTTGAATCTCCGGATTTCCGTGGCATGATCCAGGACGCCAAAGGATCTTTCAGCGGCTTTCGGACGTTGGTGACCGATGTCCGGGACCCTGTAAATCAGACCCTCGAAGACCTGGGCCATGCCGCAGCCAGCGCTAAAACATTGACACAAAATCTGGAAGCGCGCACCGACACCCGGCTCACGGCGCTGTCTCAACAGGTGGACGGGCTCATGGAAAGCCTGAACACCACGATCGCCATGCTGGAAAACCTGGTCTGGCTCAACAGTGACACCATCAACCGGACCATCAGTAATTTTGAACACACGTCTGAAAATCTGAAGCAGATGAGTCTGGAAATCCGGCGATATCCCGCCCGCCTGCTGCTGGAAAGGCCGCCCAAACCGCCGGAAGAACCTTCTGAGGGGGGAAGATGAAACCGTTCTGGATCTGTGGGGCTGTTGCAACCGGAGTGGTTGTTCTGGCGGGTGTGTTGTTGCTGTCAGGATGCGCCGGGATTGTCCGGGATTTTCCGGAAACCCGCCTGTTTGTGATTGAGTCGCCCCGGATCAACCGCACTGCGGCCGGGTTTGAAACCGGTCAGGGCCTGTTGATCCGTCAGTTCGATATTTCTGCTGAATTTGAAAGCAGTTTTTTTGTTTACAAAGTATCTGACAACCGGTTCACCAATGATTATTACAATAAATTCATGGTTTCT
Above is a window of Desulfotignum balticum DSM 7044 DNA encoding:
- a CDS encoding MFS transporter, encoding MQKSILLTILSAIFIVFVGMGIIAPILPIYAEELGATGFALGIIMAAYAVSGGLLQPFVGTLSDRYGRKRFLIAGLIMFGLTGYVYTIAGSVTQLVLIRFFHGAGSALIFPIAMAYIIDASAEDTVGKYMGWFNIAIFTGIGAGPILGGFFLDLMGKNAGFYAMALLSLVSAALVIAILPGRDPSSVTEAPVRIFSLFRRMMQSRRVRGILLARMATMIIMVPTFAFLPLLMTRQMGASGSEIGMVIACRTLVNAIFQVPFGKLADSRDQNLLLLAGTVLIGVTMCCVPFATGFVPLLLLFAVIGLGEAISWPAMGALAATEGKKFGQGSMMGVFNMAMNLGVFIGAMGVGALVDLFSIDWAFYAVGIALILCAVTAAAMIKNPSVPIENN
- a CDS encoding NAD(P)/FAD-dependent oxidoreductase gives rise to the protein MTPYDIVIIGAGPAGLTAAIYAVRANMSVLIVDQLAPGGQMVNTNEIENYTGTGRINGAELSMKMYEHTQELGVAFDYKTITGITDNGPFKILASEEDDTKIVTHAVIIATGTIPRKLGISGEDRFAGAGISWCAICDGAQYRDKDVVVIGGGNSAVEESLYLAGITHSLTIVTMFDLTADPKVCGQLRALPNVTIYPYQEVLEFTGQDVLNGVRFKSTKQDQKERHVHCDGVFEYIGLEPTSNAFGHLGILDDMGFIQVNEDMQTTISGIYGAGDVTVKKLRQIVTACSDGAIAANSAAKYVEKLKGETTP
- a CDS encoding 50S ribosomal protein L11 methyltransferase, which codes for MKNPYQNLVIHYFEGMLSLDTDISSDPRFLGLWQEQGTSFVFFSQPVPDLADRIKTDNPGVEFKDVYDMTWEQWHGDAVHPYDVADFCIFPPWEVPEHIHGKRPVMMDPGVVFGTGLHPTTHDCLDLICRVCACEPVHTVLDIGTGTGLLALGAAAMGCDRVLACDFNLLAVKTTKKNIALNHWDDRILAFQARGETTVDLPCDLLVANIHYDIMRQLLDSPEFVKKPRVILSGLLRSEARDVAAALEKRQMTILEHRSPDGIWHTFLARPRADRPKHAPVRSTGSISGTAKE
- a CDS encoding DMT family transporter gives rise to the protein MSHDPAFVFRQALTRTTLGAVMISFSAVFVKIAQVTPTGSAFYRVFFGGCFLLIILLVRRQMQWYGWRFLKLALITGLFFALDLYAWHRSIQYVGPGLATILGNFEVFMVPAVAFVIYGEKPSVRLLISIPPAMIGLFMIVGTPWGQLTPDFRLGIYYGIATAVFYTGFLMVFRRMQSEADSPPVVYTLMVVSFATALFLGLEMVRNAESFAIPDMPSLGALVGLGLMCQTLGWLLIGHSLPRIPAAIAGLALLLQPSLSFVWDVLFFNRETSAMAWTGVVLALCAIYIGTTSSRT
- a CDS encoding SLC13 family permease; the protein is MQADNTIAADGGNVRASQEAAAGADRSPADRKQMIYWAVIVIAPLIVMMVPTGETFTPVIRNFLAITLCAILIFAFETLPQMIPAILLPVAYVVTGIAPEQAVFGPWSTSVPWMFMGGILMANCLESAGLLRRVAYWCIIKTGGTYNRILYGIMFTGIILNLLIPAQAVIPLAAFTYGICLALDLGRSKESAGIMLTGAMAALTPLYFFYNPNFNIIAGAGITVYDVPMTWFLYLFHNAPMILWSFFCVFLITKIFKPSKEINCKAYVSEAYDKLGTLTSKEKKGLFVTVLLVIFLMTGGLHHINIGWGFAVAGCLMYLPGIRVGTEDDIKRINFSLLFFVTACMAIGAASNVLGIGKIIAQYSTPMMEASGSMFTLVLVWVLSVVSNFIMTPLAIWAAFTAPLAEIALSVDINPFSFYYVINMATNQIILPYEYALVLIYFSFGLIRLQDFVKFFSIKMVFNIIFIVLIMIPYWKFIGLI
- a CDS encoding Crp/Fnr family transcriptional regulator is translated as MSGLLRISACAESGRRITFLLVKRGEPYNLLGPYLDCGRFLEAEAARPTRCLRIQGNQFMTFVTDHPVIVPNILRWIGIGLDSANSRILDLMEKKVENRVLRVLSTLYEKFGTPLLFTSQEISEIAGTTPESTLRTMGQLRDMGIITTQRGQIRIHDPAALKNIEFGSLKI
- a CDS encoding aryl-sulfate sulfotransferase; its protein translation is MSNKVTYNSYDHLITRQANAENQFLADFEKQTYTIDTPFVVHNPYLINPLCALVMFKTTQKVAPTVTVCGKRFERENLPHTFAADTVHKLPVLGLYEDFANQVTISLPDGTSKQITIQTGKLPEDVCRCLNVMTSADYLEDNFMFLTPAGKNLPTAYDYKGDIRWMLTENTMFDIKRAANGNILTGSSRFCRMPYNSTGLIELDMLGKIYKEYRLPGNYHHDHFEMEDGNLLVLTQDFTRDTVEDMCVLIDRNTGDILKTWDYKTFLPQDVAGSGSQDAHDWFHNNSVWYDKPTHSLTFSGRHQDAVVNIDFDSGRLNWIVGDPEGWPEEMVKKYFFTPVGDVKNFDWQYEQHAALITPEGDVMCFDNGQYRAKNKDNYIKNRDNFSRGVRYRIDTEKMEIEQVWQYGKERGQEFFSPYICNVEYYADGHYLIHSGGIGFKDGWADDGLGAFLDPKDPAVELRSVTVEEKDGVVLYELETQGNFYRAEKLPIYHDKDNVRFGAGQLLGQLDVTPEFDTVPDAQEVNEQPDAWHNVVIEEDEDRMVFHGRFERGTLAMICLEGDADSHHYFLNTSAVVHLAMCSGAFLEDDDRELKLNISKQGLKGKYQIKLIINDKKFDTGVSIFCP
- a CDS encoding thioredoxin family protein, which gives rise to MIQELDTNGFDQLDKSGSMMVEFYSKVCGPCKMLAFVLRDIDKLKPEFPIFTIDFDENKELKERLGVKGFPTMLFLKDGEEVNRITGLQQKPAIVKAIDEIL